One window of the Papaver somniferum cultivar HN1 unplaced genomic scaffold, ASM357369v1 unplaced-scaffold_115, whole genome shotgun sequence genome contains the following:
- the LOC113329162 gene encoding BURP domain-containing protein 3-like, with protein MQPPLPSEIYWKNKLPNTPMPNMLRDFLHPADLEGKASIDRAESRNIYTLTQTKAIFEQEKSQEYSKKLPLQKLNLSQPLQQFALSKYSISTIRNDNAETNRQLINSPAASLFFLEKDLYPGAKMNLHFVVGTPSGTTFLPQKLAKMTPFSSNKLLEIFNQFAIKPKSEEAELVNEIIMDCEQPAIENEEKYCATSLESLVEYGTSKLGKDVNVLTTVIVGDKGQRTRRRKQEYDYSNCW; from the exons ATGCAGCCTCCTCTTCCTTCTGAGATCTACTGGAAAAACAAGTTGCCAAACACTCCTATGCCAAATATGCTTCGTGATTTCTTGCATCCTGCTG ATCTAGAAGGAAAGGCATCGATTGACAGAGCAGAAAGCCGCAACATCTACACCCTAACACAAACAAAAGCTATCTTCGAACAGGAAAAATCCCAAGAATACTCAAAAAAGCTGCCTTTGCAAAAGTTAAACCTAAGCCAGCCTTTGCAACAGTTCGCGCTCAGCAAGTACAGCATAAGCACCATTCGAAATGACAATGCTGAAACAAATAGACAACTCATAAATAGTCCAGCCGCGTCTCTCTTCTTCTTAGAGAAGGATTTATATCCTGGAGCAAAAATGAACTTGCACTTTGTTGTAGGTACTCCTAGTGGAACTACTTTCTTACCGCAAAAGCTAGCTAAGATGACCCCATTCTCCTCCAACAAGTTGCTAGAGATCTTCAACCAGTTTGCTATTAAACCAAAATCGGAAGAAGCTGAACTTGTCAATGAAATTATCATGGACTGTGAACAACCAGCTATAGAAAATGAGGAGAAGTACTGTGCAACTTCACTGGAATCACTAGTTGAATATGGTACTTCCAAATTGGGGAAAGATGTTAACGTATTGACTACAGTAATTGTTGGTGATAAAGGGCAGAGAACAAGGAGGAGGAAACAAGAATATGACTACAGTAATTGTTGGTGA